The DNA segment GATGTCTGTTGGTGTATGCGGCTGTACATTCATGGCAAATTTCCTTTTTAGGACAACTATGCCATAAGTTATACGATAGCGCAAGTCTTATTTTCTGGCGCGCGAAAATTTATTGGAATGCGTATAAAATCATATTTGCATAGTATTCAGCATTTTATAAGTAAATGCGAGCGGAGGGAGTCGAACCCACAAGCCCGTTAGGACACAAGGACCTAAACCTTGCGCGTCTGCCAGTTCCGCCACGCTCGCATCGAAAAACCTTAGCCGCAAAGGCACCAGGGCACTAAGAAAATTATATAAAAAATACTTTGTGTCTTCGTGTCTTGGTGGCTATTTCTCTTTCTCTTTTTCCTTCGATATTTCTTCTATCTTCTTTTCCGCCTTTTGCAAAATGCCTCGGCAGTGTTTTATAAGTTCCATTCCCTGTTCGTATTGGGTCAGGCTCTGTTCGAGTGAAATCTGCCCATCTTCGATTTTGCTTACGATATCGGTAAGTTTTTTTATCGCCTGCTCGAACGAGAGATTATTTATATCGTTATTTTCCTTTTTTTCAGCCA comes from the Phycisphaerae bacterium genome and includes:
- the xseB gene encoding exodeoxyribonuclease VII small subunit: MAEKKENNDINNLSFEQAIKKLTDIVSKIEDGQISLEQSLTQYEQGMELIKHCRGILQKAEKKIEEISKEKEKEK